From the genome of Sphingomonas sp. HMP6, one region includes:
- a CDS encoding ABCB family ABC transporter ATP-binding protein/permease, translating to MPPDTATTSTAPERPMLPTLKRFLPYLWPADAPILRLRIVGAMTLVVLSKVTQVYASAYTLKWAVDRMAQGQRGAVWIVIALVLGYAGARFSTTLFDNLRNAVFERVGQDATRRLAASVFRHLHQLSLRFHLERRTGAVTKVVERGTKSIDTMLYFMLFNIAPTVLELGLVLNIFRSSFGWGLVAATVAMVVVYIWFTRMVTDWRAALRTRMNDLDTGAVSHAVDSLLNFETVKYFGAEEREGKRYDAAMLAYANAAVTSENSLAWLNVGQALITNLMLGGGMAFVAYGWGRGDFSAGDVVFVSTLLSQLFRPLDLLGMVYRTIRQGVIDMGAMFDLIDTPSEVVDVPGAAALTVPNGHVRFENVRFGYDPGMPILKGIDLDIPAGKTLAVVGPSGAGKSTLARLLYRFYDLTGGRITVDGQDISQVTQASLRAAIGIVPQDTVLFNDTIGYNIAYGREGAGRAEIENAARGAAIAGFIERQPQGYETRVGERGLKLSGGEKQRVAIARTLLKNPPVLILDEATSALDSRTEGEILDTLQAIERGRTTIVIAHRLSTVVHADEIVVLEAGQVVERGSHAALLRKNGLYAEMWNRQAQERAEEAVAAE from the coding sequence ATGCCACCCGATACCGCCACCACCTCGACCGCGCCCGAACGGCCCATGCTGCCGACGCTCAAGCGCTTCCTGCCCTATCTGTGGCCGGCCGACGCGCCGATCCTTCGCCTGCGGATCGTGGGGGCGATGACGCTGGTCGTGCTGTCGAAGGTCACGCAAGTCTATGCGAGCGCCTATACGCTGAAATGGGCGGTCGACCGGATGGCGCAAGGGCAGCGCGGTGCGGTGTGGATCGTGATCGCCTTGGTACTCGGTTATGCCGGCGCGCGCTTTTCGACGACCCTGTTCGATAATTTGCGGAATGCCGTATTCGAGCGCGTCGGGCAGGACGCGACGCGGCGGCTGGCGGCGAGCGTGTTCCGGCACCTCCACCAACTCTCGCTGCGCTTCCATCTCGAACGCCGCACCGGCGCGGTGACCAAAGTGGTCGAACGTGGGACCAAGAGCATCGATACGATGCTCTATTTCATGCTCTTCAACATCGCGCCGACGGTGCTGGAATTAGGGCTGGTGCTCAATATCTTCCGCTCCAGTTTCGGCTGGGGCCTGGTTGCGGCGACGGTCGCGATGGTCGTGGTCTATATCTGGTTCACGCGGATGGTGACCGATTGGCGCGCGGCCTTGCGCACGCGGATGAACGATCTGGATACCGGTGCTGTCAGCCATGCGGTCGATTCGCTGCTCAATTTCGAAACGGTCAAATATTTCGGCGCGGAGGAGCGCGAGGGGAAGCGCTACGACGCGGCGATGCTGGCGTACGCCAATGCCGCGGTTACCTCCGAAAACTCGCTGGCATGGCTCAACGTCGGGCAAGCGCTGATCACCAATCTGATGCTCGGCGGCGGGATGGCGTTCGTGGCGTATGGGTGGGGCCGGGGTGACTTCTCGGCGGGTGACGTGGTGTTCGTCTCGACGCTGTTGTCGCAATTGTTCCGCCCGCTCGATTTGCTCGGCATGGTCTATCGCACGATCCGGCAGGGCGTGATCGACATGGGGGCGATGTTCGATTTGATCGATACGCCGTCGGAAGTGGTTGATGTGCCTGGCGCTGCCGCACTCACCGTGCCGAACGGGCATGTGCGCTTCGAAAACGTGCGTTTCGGTTATGACCCCGGCATGCCGATCCTGAAGGGAATCGACCTCGACATCCCGGCGGGCAAGACGCTCGCCGTGGTCGGGCCATCGGGCGCGGGCAAGTCGACACTCGCGCGGCTGCTGTACCGCTTCTACGATCTGACCGGCGGGCGTATTACCGTCGATGGGCAGGACATTTCGCAGGTGACGCAAGCGAGTTTGCGCGCCGCGATCGGCATCGTGCCGCAGGATACGGTGCTGTTCAACGACACGATCGGCTACAACATCGCTTATGGTCGCGAGGGCGCGGGGCGTGCGGAGATCGAGAACGCCGCGCGCGGGGCCGCGATCGCTGGGTTCATCGAACGCCAACCGCAAGGATACGAGACGCGCGTCGGCGAACGCGGGTTGAAGCTGTCGGGCGGCGAGAAGCAGCGCGTCGCGATTGCGCGGACGCTGCTCAAGAACCCGCCGGTGCTGATCCTCGACGAGGCGACCAGCGCGCTCGACAGCCGGACCGAGGGCGAGATCCTCGACACGCTGCAAGCGATCGAGCGCGGTCGCACCACGATCGTCATCGCGCATCGCTTGTCGACGGTGGTCCATGCCGATGAGATCGTCGTGCTCGAGGCGGGGCAAGTGGTCGAGCGCGGCAGCCACGCCGCGCTGCTGCGCAAGAATGGCCTCTATGCCGAGATGTGGAACCGTCAGGCGCAGGAGCGGGCGGAAGAGGCCGTGGCGGCGGAGTGA
- a CDS encoding IS1380 family transposase, whose translation MADDSGFSFTFPAIRGRKITAAFDGGRLTSDGGVLLLAQAERRLGIADRLAACIADPRDQGRVIHRVADILRARMLAISCGYEDANDLDALRHDPGFKLALGKLPGDPFGLASQPTMSRWENAPTTRELIRLTGTLVDLYCASYPVPPAAVTLDIDDTVDVVHGAQQLSFWNGHYGERCFLPIHVYDTATGRPVAMLLRTGKTPSGKEVAGHVRRLVRRIRRHWPDTRITLRGDGHYGRPEPMAWCEANGIDYIFGLPGNRTLHADPVIVREGDACATDRALQGLVELRRYAETRYAAKTWGNTERRVVARIEASSLGLDIRLVVTSLAEGSAERIYDTLYCARGQAENLIKLHKTQLKSDRTSCCSANANQMRLILHTAAYWLMWAVRHAMPATATLRTAEFATIRLRLLKVAARVVETTSRIRIAFASACPDAALFRSIALNLRTTGP comes from the coding sequence ATGGCCGACGATAGTGGGTTCTCCTTCACCTTCCCAGCCATTCGTGGTCGAAAAATCACCGCCGCGTTCGACGGCGGTCGGCTGACGTCGGACGGCGGCGTGCTACTGCTCGCACAGGCCGAGCGGCGGTTGGGGATCGCGGATCGGCTCGCCGCCTGCATCGCTGATCCGCGCGATCAGGGTCGGGTGATCCACCGGGTCGCCGACATCTTGCGCGCCCGCATGCTCGCGATCTCGTGTGGGTATGAAGACGCCAATGATCTCGACGCCCTGCGGCATGATCCAGGGTTCAAGCTGGCGCTCGGCAAACTGCCGGGTGATCCGTTCGGGCTGGCCAGCCAGCCGACGATGAGCCGGTGGGAAAACGCGCCGACTACGCGCGAGTTGATCCGTCTGACCGGTACGCTGGTCGACCTTTATTGCGCGAGCTACCCCGTGCCACCTGCGGCGGTGACGCTCGACATCGATGATACCGTCGACGTCGTACACGGCGCGCAGCAGCTCTCTTTCTGGAACGGCCACTACGGCGAGCGCTGCTTCCTGCCGATCCATGTCTACGACACCGCTACCGGGCGGCCGGTTGCGATGCTGCTGCGCACCGGCAAAACGCCGTCGGGCAAGGAAGTCGCCGGCCATGTTCGCCGGCTCGTGCGACGTATCCGTCGCCACTGGCCCGATACCCGGATCACGCTGCGCGGCGATGGTCATTACGGTCGGCCAGAGCCGATGGCCTGGTGCGAGGCGAACGGAATCGACTACATCTTCGGGCTGCCCGGCAACCGCACGCTCCACGCCGATCCCGTCATCGTTCGGGAAGGCGATGCCTGCGCGACCGACCGGGCATTGCAGGGACTGGTCGAACTAAGGCGTTACGCAGAGACGCGCTACGCTGCGAAAACCTGGGGGAATACCGAACGTCGCGTCGTTGCTCGCATCGAGGCGAGCAGCCTCGGCCTCGACATCCGCCTCGTTGTCACCTCGCTTGCCGAGGGCAGCGCTGAACGGATCTATGACACGCTTTACTGCGCCCGCGGCCAGGCGGAAAACTTGATCAAGCTGCATAAAACGCAGCTGAAGAGCGACCGAACCTCCTGCTGCTCGGCCAACGCCAATCAGATGCGGCTCATCCTTCACACCGCCGCCTACTGGCTGATGTGGGCCGTGCGGCACGCTATGCCCGCAACCGCCACGCTCCGCACCGCCGAGTTCGCGACCATCCGCCTGCGGCTGCTCAAGGTCGCCGCGCGCGTCGTCGAAACCACCAGCCGCATCCGCATCGCCTTCGCAAGCGCCTGTCCCGATGCCGCGCTGTTCCGATCCATCGCGCTCAACTTGCGCACCACGGGACCATGA
- a CDS encoding GNAT family N-acetyltransferase — protein sequence MERVTDNRAEAEFELAMGRHRAVAAYQMEGDTIVFTHTIVPKALEGRGVASKLIRAALDSARDRGLKVIPQCPFVAAFIEKHPEYRGLLK from the coding sequence ATGGAACGCGTAACCGACAACAGGGCCGAGGCCGAATTCGAACTCGCCATGGGTCGCCACCGCGCCGTTGCGGCGTATCAAATGGAAGGCGACACGATCGTCTTCACCCACACGATCGTCCCGAAGGCACTGGAGGGTCGCGGCGTCGCCTCAAAACTGATCCGCGCCGCGCTCGATTCGGCACGCGACCGTGGGTTGAAGGTGATCCCGCAATGCCCGTTCGTGGCGGCGTTCATCGAGAAGCATCCGGAGTATCGGGGATTGCTGAAATAG
- the recQ gene encoding DNA helicase RecQ translates to MIDPLPILQSTFGFPGFRGVQQQVVDRVLAAENTLAVMPTGAGKSLCYQLPAVLLPGTCVVVSPLIALMHDQLRAATAIGISAATLTSVDTDQMETIARFRRGELDLLYVAPERASSHSFRDLLGQAPLALFAIDEAHCVSEWGHDFRPDYRLLRPLLDAFPGVPRLALTATADAVTRADILDQLGIPHEGMIVAGFDRPNIQYRISPKDNATRQIADLIAETPGAGIVYVQSRAGTEKMAEALAKTGRPTRAYHAGLDPSVRARNQADFVASEDMVMCATVAFGMGIDKPDVRFVAHAGLPKSIEAYYQETGRAGRDGDPAVAHLFWGAEDFARARQRIGEVEPARQPGERQRLQALGALAETAGCRRRILLKHFGDDSPENCGNCDNCLNPPASVDATEVARKFLSAVFRTGQSFGAGYIEQVLMGQSSERSLMNGHEALGVFGIASSPEEAALIKPVGRALLLRDALRANDFGGLEFGPGARGILKEGERVDLIVPPKRARRRRGEAVSNPTGDPLFEALRTKRRELALEASVPPYVIFHDSVLREMATLRPSSLAAIGRITGVGARKLEAYGEAFLAVVRRH, encoded by the coding sequence GTGATCGATCCGCTTCCCATATTGCAATCCACCTTCGGCTTTCCCGGCTTTCGCGGGGTGCAGCAACAGGTCGTCGATCGGGTGTTGGCTGCCGAGAACACGCTCGCCGTCATGCCGACCGGCGCGGGCAAGTCGCTCTGCTACCAATTGCCCGCCGTATTGCTGCCGGGCACGTGCGTCGTGGTCTCGCCGCTGATCGCGCTGATGCATGATCAGTTGCGTGCCGCGACCGCGATCGGGATCAGCGCGGCCACGCTGACCTCGGTCGATACCGACCAGATGGAGACGATCGCGCGCTTCCGGCGGGGCGAACTCGATTTGCTCTACGTCGCGCCCGAACGCGCTTCGAGCCATAGTTTCCGAGACCTGTTGGGGCAAGCGCCACTCGCCTTGTTCGCGATCGACGAAGCGCATTGCGTGTCCGAATGGGGGCATGATTTCCGCCCCGATTACCGGCTGCTGCGCCCGTTGCTCGATGCGTTCCCGGGCGTCCCGCGCCTCGCGCTGACCGCGACTGCCGATGCCGTCACACGTGCCGACATTCTCGACCAGCTCGGCATTCCGCACGAGGGGATGATCGTCGCCGGGTTCGACCGGCCCAATATCCAGTACCGTATCAGCCCCAAGGACAACGCCACGCGCCAGATTGCCGATCTGATCGCGGAGACGCCCGGCGCCGGCATTGTCTATGTTCAGAGCCGCGCGGGCACCGAGAAGATGGCCGAGGCGCTCGCCAAAACCGGACGCCCGACGCGCGCCTATCATGCCGGGCTCGACCCGTCGGTCCGCGCGCGTAACCAGGCCGATTTCGTGGCGAGCGAAGACATGGTGATGTGCGCGACGGTCGCCTTCGGCATGGGGATCGACAAGCCCGACGTGCGTTTCGTCGCCCATGCCGGGCTACCCAAATCGATCGAGGCCTATTATCAGGAAACCGGCCGCGCGGGCCGCGACGGCGATCCGGCGGTGGCGCATCTGTTCTGGGGTGCCGAGGATTTCGCGCGCGCGCGGCAACGCATCGGCGAGGTCGAACCCGCACGCCAGCCGGGCGAGCGGCAGCGGCTCCAGGCGCTCGGCGCGCTGGCCGAGACGGCGGGGTGCCGTCGGCGAATCCTGCTCAAGCATTTCGGCGACGATTCGCCCGAGAACTGCGGCAATTGCGACAATTGCCTCAACCCGCCGGCCAGCGTGGATGCGACGGAGGTGGCGAGGAAATTCCTCTCCGCCGTCTTTCGCACAGGCCAAAGCTTTGGTGCGGGCTATATCGAACAGGTCCTGATGGGCCAGTCGAGCGAGCGCAGCTTGATGAACGGGCATGAGGCGCTCGGGGTGTTTGGGATCGCCTCGTCGCCCGAAGAGGCGGCGTTGATCAAGCCCGTGGGTCGGGCGTTGCTGCTGCGCGATGCGCTGCGCGCGAACGATTTCGGCGGTCTGGAATTCGGCCCCGGTGCGCGCGGCATTTTGAAGGAGGGCGAGCGCGTCGACCTGATCGTCCCGCCCAAACGCGCGCGCCGTCGGCGGGGGGAAGCCGTTTCGAACCCGACCGGCGATCCGCTGTTCGAGGCGCTGCGCACCAAGCGCCGCGAGCTTGCGCTGGAGGCAAGCGTGCCGCCCTATGTGATCTTCCACGATTCGGTGCTGCGCGAAATGGCGACGCTACGGCCGTCTTCGCTCGCGGCGATAGGGCGAATCACCGGCGTCGGTGCGCGCAAGCTGGAGGCCTATGGTGAGGCGTTTCTGGCGGTGGTGCGGCGGCACTGA
- a CDS encoding TIGR01244 family sulfur transferase, whose product MTILRTIDATISVAPQIDPDDMAEIAASGFTAIVNNRPDGEDFGQPSGDDIAAAAHAAGLSYTAIPITHTGFSHPQIDAMAAVLAEAKGPVLAYCRSGTRSCNLWALAAVKAGAHPDAAMAKAAAAGYDLTGLRPLLDALSTPASPGA is encoded by the coding sequence ATGACCATCCTCCGCACCATCGACGCGACCATTTCGGTTGCCCCGCAGATCGACCCTGACGACATGGCGGAGATCGCCGCGTCGGGCTTTACCGCGATCGTCAACAATCGCCCCGATGGCGAGGACTTCGGGCAGCCGAGCGGGGACGACATCGCCGCTGCCGCGCACGCCGCGGGGCTGAGCTACACCGCGATTCCGATCACCCATACCGGCTTCTCGCACCCGCAAATCGATGCGATGGCGGCCGTACTCGCCGAAGCAAAAGGGCCGGTGCTCGCCTATTGCCGCTCGGGCACGCGCTCGTGCAACCTCTGGGCGCTGGCGGCGGTCAAGGCGGGGGCGCATCCCGATGCCGCGATGGCGAAGGCGGCGGCGGCGGGGTATGACCTCACCGGCTTGCGGCCTTTGCTCGACGCCCTATCTACGCCAGCGTCTCCTGGGGCATGA
- a CDS encoding sterol desaturase family protein yields MVLPDPVQYAVPGFILLVLAEMVVARMRDRSRYEPRDTLTSLMLGLGSTVAGALSGAAVFALAMWVWQFRAFDIGYQWYWFVIAFVIDDLAYYVFHRSAHRVRWFWASHVIHHSSQHYNLSTALRQTWTGFFSIGFLFRLPLFLIGFPPALVFFVAGINLIYQFWIHTEVIDRMPRWFEAVMNTPSHHRAHHATNPRYLDSNYAGVFIVWDKMFGTFVPERDDDRPRYGIVKNLGSFNVLWAAFHEWIGIAQDVWRAPGLRAKLGYMVMPPGWSHDGSRDTSETIKARWRATDNYRPATAGGSGETEWKKPISLSSGVDPAGRPLPDA; encoded by the coding sequence ATGGTTTTGCCCGACCCCGTCCAATATGCCGTGCCCGGCTTCATCCTGCTCGTGCTGGCGGAGATGGTCGTCGCGCGGATGCGCGACCGGAGCCGTTATGAGCCGCGCGATACGTTGACCTCGCTGATGCTCGGGTTGGGAAGCACGGTGGCGGGCGCGCTGTCGGGGGCGGCGGTGTTCGCGCTGGCGATGTGGGTGTGGCAGTTCCGCGCGTTCGACATCGGTTACCAATGGTATTGGTTCGTCATCGCCTTCGTGATCGACGATCTGGCCTATTACGTCTTCCACCGTTCGGCGCACCGCGTGCGGTGGTTCTGGGCGAGCCATGTCATCCACCATTCGAGCCAGCATTATAACCTGTCGACCGCGCTGCGGCAGACCTGGACCGGCTTTTTCAGCATCGGTTTCCTGTTCCGCTTGCCGCTGTTCCTGATCGGCTTTCCCCCGGCCCTGGTGTTCTTCGTCGCGGGGATCAATCTGATCTACCAATTCTGGATCCACACCGAAGTGATCGATCGGATGCCGCGCTGGTTCGAGGCGGTGATGAACACGCCGTCGCACCACCGCGCGCATCACGCGACCAATCCGCGCTATCTCGACAGCAATTATGCCGGCGTGTTCATCGTGTGGGACAAGATGTTCGGCACCTTCGTGCCCGAGCGCGACGATGATCGCCCGCGCTATGGGATCGTCAAGAATCTCGGCAGCTTCAACGTGCTGTGGGCGGCGTTCCACGAATGGATCGGCATCGCGCAGGATGTGTGGCGCGCGCCGGGGCTTCGTGCCAAGCTGGGCTATATGGTGATGCCGCCGGGGTGGAGCCACGATGGCAGCCGCGATACGTCGGAGACGATCAAGGCGCGCTGGCGTGCGACGGATAACTATCGACCGGCAACCGCCGGCGGGTCTGGAGAGACTGAATGGAAGAAGCCGATATCGTTGTCGTCGGGGGTGGATCCGGCGGGGCGGCCGCTGCCGGACGCCTGA
- a CDS encoding GMC family oxidoreductase → MEEADIVVVGGGSGGAAAAGRLSDGGRFSVALLEAGGRNTGLRTRIPAFLAFQTDKTNWNYETVPQPGLNGRRGHQPRGKGLGGSSAINAMVYIRGNKWDYDNWAALGCPGWSYDDVLPWFKRAEHNVRGADDFHGADGPLWVSEQRFANPGSMDFIEAGASLQIPRNDDFNGARQEGVGLYQVTQKGGERWTSARAFLGDKPSNPNLHILTGVTAERVLFEDGRAWGVAYLQDGQSKVIRARRGVILAGGVFGTAQLLQLSGIGPAAHLQEHGIAVRVDRPAVGENLQDHIDYVAAFETPGKSFVGNSLKGTLAMGGALISWLRKREGMMTTPFAEAGGFLTVTPDAPAPDVQLHFVIAALEDHGRTKVPGHGFSCHVCVLRPESTGTVRLASGDARAAPVIDPAFFSDSRDMEVMKAGVRAMYRILEQPPLSNHQGRDRYPIDLSDDDALERLIRARADTVYHPVGTARMGSDDAAVCDPRLRVRGVEGLYVADASVMPKLVSGNTNAPSIMIGERCADFVTADLG, encoded by the coding sequence ATGGAAGAAGCCGATATCGTTGTCGTCGGGGGTGGATCCGGCGGGGCGGCCGCTGCCGGACGCCTGAGCGACGGGGGACGGTTCTCCGTCGCCTTGCTGGAAGCCGGGGGCCGCAACACTGGCTTGCGCACCCGCATCCCGGCGTTCCTCGCGTTTCAGACCGACAAGACCAACTGGAATTACGAGACCGTGCCCCAGCCGGGTCTGAATGGCCGCCGCGGGCATCAGCCGCGCGGCAAGGGGCTGGGCGGGTCGAGCGCGATCAACGCGATGGTCTATATCCGCGGCAATAAATGGGATTACGACAATTGGGCGGCGCTCGGCTGCCCCGGCTGGTCGTATGACGATGTGTTGCCGTGGTTCAAACGCGCCGAGCATAATGTCCGCGGGGCCGACGACTTTCACGGCGCCGACGGGCCGTTGTGGGTGAGCGAGCAGCGCTTCGCCAATCCCGGCAGCATGGATTTCATCGAGGCGGGGGCTAGCCTGCAAATCCCGCGTAACGACGATTTCAACGGCGCGCGGCAGGAAGGCGTCGGCCTGTACCAGGTCACGCAAAAGGGCGGGGAGCGCTGGACTTCCGCACGCGCCTTCTTGGGCGACAAGCCGAGCAATCCCAACCTCCACATCCTGACCGGCGTGACCGCCGAGCGCGTGCTGTTCGAAGATGGCCGCGCCTGGGGCGTCGCGTACCTGCAGGATGGGCAATCCAAGGTGATCCGCGCGCGGCGTGGCGTCATTCTGGCAGGCGGCGTGTTCGGCACCGCGCAATTGCTGCAGCTCTCCGGCATCGGCCCGGCGGCGCATCTGCAGGAACATGGCATCGCCGTGCGCGTCGACCGGCCGGCGGTCGGCGAAAACCTGCAGGATCATATCGATTATGTCGCGGCGTTCGAAACGCCGGGAAAAAGCTTTGTCGGCAATTCGCTAAAGGGCACGCTGGCGATGGGCGGCGCGCTGATCAGTTGGCTGCGCAAGCGCGAGGGGATGATGACGACGCCGTTTGCCGAAGCGGGCGGCTTCCTGACCGTCACGCCGGACGCGCCCGCGCCCGATGTGCAATTGCATTTCGTGATCGCAGCACTGGAGGATCATGGCCGGACCAAAGTGCCGGGGCATGGTTTCTCGTGCCACGTCTGCGTGCTGCGGCCGGAAAGTACCGGGACGGTTCGGCTCGCCTCGGGCGATGCGCGGGCGGCGCCGGTGATCGACCCGGCCTTCTTCAGCGATTCGCGCGACATGGAGGTGATGAAGGCGGGGGTGCGCGCGATGTATCGCATTCTCGAACAGCCGCCGCTCAGCAATCATCAGGGGCGCGACCGCTATCCAATCGACCTCAGCGATGACGATGCGCTCGAACGCTTGATCCGGGCGCGCGCCGATACGGTCTATCACCCGGTCGGTACGGCGCGGATGGGGTCGGACGATGCGGCGGTGTGCGATCCGCGACTGCGCGTGCGCGGGGTGGAGGGGCTGTACGTCGCCGATGCCTCGGTCATGCCCAAGCTCGTCTCGGGTAACACCAATGCGCCCTCGATCATGATCGGCGAGCGCTGCGCCGATTTTGTGACGGCGGATCTGGGGTGA